From the Aquarana catesbeiana isolate 2022-GZ linkage group LG10, ASM4218655v1, whole genome shotgun sequence genome, the window tcaggatttccctcagatgaaacggctgtggtaattactaaggcagtgaaactgatcaaaacacctgtgcaaaataatggaaagcatgaaaacatgacctattggggtgcctcgaggactggagttgagaaaccctgccttagTACATCGGGGTGGAATTTAAAATGATCAACGCTGCGCTAAAGCAAAACAAGTTTCGTATGTTACTGTACATTGCGGCAACTCATGCATTACTCTAACACACAAATGTGAATCCTGCTAAGGTTTATAATGACCTATATTGGTGGCACTTGCTTATATACATTATTAGTATCTCTGTCTGATAATATTATGAAAGGGGTTTTAACTAGCTCTTTATTAAATCTTATTCAACTTACCTTAGTAGGCAACTTACTCACAAAGTATTCACCTGTTCCTAAGTTCAGGGGGCCCAACGTTCCTTGCTAGTCTTGTCCAGGTGTGTGCCCAGCTTTACATCTGCTCCCCTTTCCATTTCTGCTGTCTGAGCCCTTAGTAGGCTTACAGGGTATTCTACACCAAACAAACTTGACCCTGTTTTAAAAAATCATCAGCCCACCACAGATGGGCCAAGACATCAGTGAAGCAAACTTGTTCTGTCATGCCCCTACATCTTACCTATAACTCAGCAGCCCAGCCCACTGAATGCTCCGATTCTGTCCAGCTTCACCCCGAAACATCCTCTAGAATAGCCCTTTTTGTTTCTTTGTCTGTATCTTCGTGATGTGCCAACTGGGTCATTTAGCAGCTGCTGGAGCGTCATCTCATTAACATGGGGACTGTCGCCTTGCTCCAACCGGTTTTTGTTCCACTGAAGTTCTGGGTCCAGCTGGTCCAGAGAATCGGTCGGTACCAGCTGCTGATCTGCCTCATCAGAACCAAAGGAACGCTCAAAGTTGTCCTCCAGCAACCGGGACAAGCTCTAGGAAGAAGGTAGTTTGGTCATCTCAGAGCTGGACATCAGCACAATTGTAGACATTGCAATCAGAAGGGTTTAATATAAGATACAAATCAACCCGCCCTTGAGCACATAATCCGGGTTATGGGAGACAGAAATTAAAACCAAGCCAATGATAGCAAAATCAAACCAATTCCATCGATCATCTCCTTGTAACAGTCAGTACATGAAAAATAAACTGTGATTATTTGTTGTGTGTTACTGCATTTAGATTTtactttacattaaaaaaaaccttGGATGATTATTATTTTATTGATAGAATAGTAGGAAACAATTAA encodes:
- the LOC141111138 gene encoding C-type natriuretic peptide 1 — its product is MSYKRGTCLGFIMLLMVSHHHTKGKPLSSLQSLSRLLEDNFERSFGSDEADQQLVPTDSLDQLDPELQWNKNRLEQGDSPHVNEMTLQQLLNDPVGTSRRYRQRNKKGYSRGCFGVKLDRIGAFSGLGC